One genomic segment of Pseudoalteromonas sp. GCY includes these proteins:
- the holA gene encoding DNA polymerase III subunit delta has product MRCYANQLSNYLSKGLAPFYLVFGEEPFQQGECVLAIRTAAKQQGFDEVIKFALLPGFDWQELSAQYNSMSLFSARTLIEFDFNEQKVPTQGVAVLKSLAEQVNPDVVVIFKGLGAGQDIQRTAWFKTLEPKGLFVPCYALTGRHLERWFDDECKRLKLSVSPQGKRALLVATEGNLLATHQELEKLSLLFGKNPVDEQQLLSGLLNQSKFDIFDLNTGLLSGNPKQIIKVLNKLANDNVEPASILWTLQNQARTLLGVKTLWQTGTTLADAYKKHNVWKNQQTITQQALDRLTLEQMKQLLCMMADFDTAYKEARLTAPYQALAHIALAFATPIAMPLPISQSEHV; this is encoded by the coding sequence ATGCGTTGTTATGCCAATCAACTCTCCAATTACCTAAGTAAAGGGCTTGCCCCTTTTTATCTGGTCTTTGGTGAAGAACCCTTTCAGCAAGGCGAATGTGTACTTGCGATACGAACCGCAGCTAAGCAGCAAGGCTTTGACGAAGTCATTAAATTTGCTCTACTTCCGGGATTTGACTGGCAAGAGCTCAGTGCGCAGTACAATAGTATGTCTTTGTTCAGTGCACGTACGCTCATCGAGTTCGACTTTAATGAACAAAAAGTCCCTACACAAGGTGTCGCGGTTTTAAAGTCTTTGGCCGAACAAGTCAATCCAGATGTCGTTGTTATTTTTAAAGGGCTGGGTGCGGGTCAAGACATTCAACGAACCGCTTGGTTCAAAACATTAGAGCCTAAAGGCCTATTTGTCCCTTGCTATGCGTTAACGGGCCGTCATCTTGAACGCTGGTTTGATGATGAATGTAAGCGGCTGAAGCTATCTGTGTCACCTCAAGGCAAACGCGCCCTGCTCGTCGCCACAGAAGGCAACTTGCTTGCAACGCATCAGGAGCTCGAAAAGCTCTCCTTACTATTTGGTAAAAACCCGGTTGATGAACAGCAATTGCTGAGCGGCTTATTAAATCAATCTAAGTTCGATATCTTTGATTTAAATACCGGATTGTTAAGTGGTAACCCTAAACAAATTATCAAAGTATTGAACAAGCTCGCCAACGATAATGTAGAGCCCGCGAGTATTCTCTGGACCTTGCAAAACCAAGCACGCACCCTGCTGGGTGTTAAAACCTTGTGGCAAACCGGCACTACGCTTGCGGATGCCTATAAAAAGCATAATGTCTGGAAAAATCAGCAAACCATCACGCAGCAAGCGTTAGACAGATTAACGTTAGAGCAGATGAAACAGTTGCTCTGTATGATGGCAGACTTCGATACCGCATATAAAGAAGCAAGGCTCACTGCGCCATATCAAGCTCTCGCACACATTGCTCTGGCCTTTGCCACACCCATCGCAATGCCGTTACCAATTAGCCAGAGTGAGCATGTATGA
- the nadD gene encoding nicotinate-nucleotide adenylyltransferase — translation MIALFGGTFDPPHLGHLNMAMRCVDELSLAELKFLPCAIPVHKQKPSISDEHRLAMLANLLSGQQKLVIDRRELDRQGPSYSLLTLQELRNEYQDQPILFLMGMDSFNSLHTWYQWQEITELCHLVVYQRPNEHCSPDAKVSAYLAKARTDNSNKLQTTNAGHCYFLHGEQKDIASSTIRAAIAQQDKEYLEHWLPASVIDYINSHGLYAD, via the coding sequence ATGATTGCTTTGTTTGGTGGTACTTTTGATCCTCCGCATTTAGGCCATTTAAATATGGCGATGCGCTGCGTCGACGAGCTAAGTCTGGCTGAGTTAAAATTTTTACCTTGTGCCATACCGGTTCATAAACAAAAGCCCAGCATCAGTGACGAGCATCGCCTAGCGATGCTTGCAAATTTGCTATCAGGGCAACAAAAACTGGTTATTGATAGACGTGAGCTTGACCGACAAGGACCCTCTTACAGCCTGCTAACACTGCAAGAACTGCGTAACGAATATCAGGACCAGCCGATTTTATTTTTAATGGGTATGGACTCGTTTAATAGTCTGCACACTTGGTATCAATGGCAAGAAATCACAGAGCTGTGTCATCTAGTGGTGTATCAACGCCCGAACGAACATTGCTCACCAGATGCTAAAGTCTCGGCTTATTTAGCCAAAGCACGCACAGATAACTCAAATAAGCTCCAAACCACCAACGCTGGACATTGCTATTTCCTTCACGGTGAGCAAAAAGACATTGCATCGAGTACAATAAGGGCTGCAATTGCGCAACAAGATAAAGAATATTTGGAACATTGGCTGCCCGCTTCTGTCATAGATTATATAAATAGCCATGGCTTGTATGCTGATTAA
- the rsfS gene encoding ribosome silencing factor, which translates to MDSQQLLDFALDKVDDMKARDIVKLDVRETSSITDYLVICTGTSKRHVQSIADHVAKEARHAGETPIGQEGQDVGEWVLVDLGDVVVHVMQDQTRDFYDLEKLWG; encoded by the coding sequence TTGGATTCACAACAGTTATTAGATTTCGCGCTAGACAAAGTAGATGATATGAAAGCGCGTGATATTGTTAAGCTCGACGTTCGCGAAACTTCTTCAATCACCGATTATTTAGTGATCTGTACAGGCACCTCAAAACGCCATGTACAATCGATTGCCGATCATGTCGCAAAAGAAGCACGCCATGCTGGAGAAACACCTATTGGCCAAGAAGGTCAAGACGTTGGTGAGTGGGTATTGGTTGATTTGGGTGACGTTGTTGTACACGTAATGCAAGACCAAACCCGTGATTTTTATGATCTAGAAAAGCTGTGGGGCTAA
- the rlmH gene encoding 23S rRNA (pseudouridine(1915)-N(3))-methyltransferase RlmH, translating to MKIQLIAVGTKMPKWVETGFTEYQRRFPKDMPLELIEISAGKRGKNADIKRILQQEGEKTLAAIPKGNRIVTLEVTGKPWDTHQLASNMEKWQLDGRDVSLLIGGPEGLAPECIAAAEQKWSLSNLTLPHPLVRIVVAESLYRGWSLNNNHPYHRE from the coding sequence GTGAAGATCCAACTCATTGCAGTAGGTACCAAAATGCCGAAGTGGGTTGAAACTGGCTTCACCGAATATCAAAGACGCTTTCCCAAAGATATGCCACTGGAGTTAATTGAAATTAGCGCTGGCAAACGGGGGAAAAACGCAGATATCAAACGCATTTTGCAACAAGAAGGTGAAAAAACCTTAGCCGCTATCCCAAAAGGCAATCGGATCGTAACCTTAGAAGTGACCGGTAAGCCATGGGATACACACCAACTTGCGAGCAATATGGAAAAGTGGCAGTTGGACGGTCGCGATGTTAGCTTACTGATTGGCGGCCCTGAAGGGCTTGCACCAGAATGTATTGCTGCGGCTGAACAAAAATGGTCATTATCAAACTTAACCCTACCCCACCCTTTGGTGCGTATAGTGGTTGCCGAGAGCTTGTATCGCGGCTGGAGTTTAAATAACAATCATCCTTACCACAGAGAATAA
- the mrdA gene encoding penicillin-binding protein 2 encodes MIKKRPTIRDHSAEANLFARRAFVGFVFVVIIVGILFHNVYKLQVTEHETYRTRSNDNRIKVIPVAPNRGLIYDRNGVLLAENRPVYNLEVIPEDVEDLEASLAAVRQLIEISEQEVEDFKKEIKHNRRFKSQVLKGRLNEEEVAILSVNQHRLPGFSVEARLSRYYPYGDTLTHALGYVAKLNKEELFDLELEGKDTNYRATHDIGKLGVEKFYEEQLHGIVGSRRVEVNNRGRIIRTLSMETPQPGKDLVLTLDIGLQQIVQHVLKDTRGAIVVMDPRDGGILALYSNPSYDPNLFVHGISGKDYRALLNPDRPLINRATQGRYAPASTVKPHLAVLALEEGVVTETTKIWDPGFFQIPNVKHKWRDWRPWGHEHVDVYKAIEQSCDTYFYETAYKLGITKISDFMNQFGFGELSGIDIHEETSAILPSVEWKRERFKESWYPGDTISVGIGQGYWTATPMQIANSLSILVNRGIHRQPHLVQISKQDTEVEQLFTEEKPPVVLKNPYHWDIALKAMHNTVKIGTAKNAFKGVTYDHAGKTGTAQVVSIAQGEKYNAEKLKEKHRDNGIYVGFAPFDDPQIVITVVVENQGGGSAIAAPMARQVMDYYFSAYPLEKEQQQ; translated from the coding sequence ATGATAAAAAAACGGCCGACGATTAGGGATCATTCTGCCGAGGCTAACCTCTTTGCGAGACGAGCCTTTGTCGGCTTTGTTTTTGTCGTCATTATTGTTGGGATCTTGTTTCACAATGTCTATAAGCTTCAGGTGACCGAACACGAGACCTATCGTACCCGCTCCAATGATAACCGTATAAAGGTCATTCCGGTTGCCCCTAATCGTGGTCTGATTTACGACCGCAATGGTGTCTTGCTCGCCGAAAACCGCCCTGTTTACAACCTTGAAGTGATCCCAGAAGACGTTGAGGATCTCGAAGCATCATTAGCTGCGGTACGTCAACTCATCGAGATTTCTGAGCAAGAAGTAGAAGATTTCAAAAAGGAAATCAAGCATAACCGCCGCTTCAAAAGCCAAGTACTAAAGGGTCGCTTGAATGAAGAAGAAGTCGCAATTTTGTCGGTTAACCAACACCGCTTGCCCGGCTTTAGCGTTGAAGCTCGCTTATCCCGTTATTACCCTTATGGTGATACCCTCACTCACGCCCTTGGCTATGTAGCAAAGCTCAATAAAGAGGAACTCTTTGACCTAGAACTAGAAGGCAAAGACACGAACTATCGGGCCACCCATGATATCGGTAAGCTCGGTGTCGAGAAGTTTTATGAAGAACAGCTACACGGTATTGTTGGCTCTCGTCGCGTCGAGGTGAATAATCGCGGTCGTATCATTCGCACATTAAGCATGGAAACGCCACAACCGGGTAAAGACTTGGTGCTAACGCTTGATATCGGCTTGCAACAAATCGTTCAGCATGTGCTTAAAGACACCCGAGGCGCTATCGTCGTTATGGATCCTCGCGACGGGGGAATTTTAGCGCTCTATTCCAATCCAAGCTACGACCCGAATCTGTTCGTTCATGGGATCAGCGGCAAAGACTACCGAGCGTTGCTCAACCCAGATAGGCCACTTATCAACCGTGCAACTCAGGGCCGTTATGCACCAGCTTCCACAGTGAAACCTCATCTCGCTGTGCTTGCTCTGGAAGAAGGTGTCGTCACCGAAACAACCAAAATTTGGGATCCCGGCTTTTTTCAAATTCCAAATGTAAAACATAAATGGCGTGACTGGCGTCCTTGGGGCCATGAGCATGTTGATGTATATAAGGCTATTGAGCAATCTTGCGACACCTATTTTTACGAAACCGCATATAAATTGGGCATAACCAAAATTAGCGACTTTATGAACCAGTTTGGCTTTGGTGAGCTTTCGGGTATCGATATACATGAAGAAACCTCCGCTATTTTGCCATCCGTTGAATGGAAAAGAGAACGTTTTAAAGAGTCGTGGTACCCGGGAGATACGATTTCTGTTGGGATAGGACAAGGCTACTGGACTGCGACCCCGATGCAGATAGCTAACTCACTGAGCATTTTGGTCAATAGAGGTATACACCGACAACCTCACTTAGTACAAATCTCTAAGCAAGACACTGAAGTAGAACAACTATTTACAGAAGAGAAACCACCCGTTGTGTTGAAAAACCCTTATCACTGGGATATTGCATTAAAAGCCATGCATAACACGGTAAAAATAGGTACCGCGAAAAATGCGTTTAAGGGCGTAACTTATGACCACGCAGGTAAAACAGGTACCGCGCAAGTTGTCAGTATTGCTCAAGGCGAAAAATATAATGCCGAGAAACTAAAAGAAAAACACAGAGACAACGGTATCTATGTTGGTTTTGCACCTTTTGATGATCCTCAAATTGTTATCACTGTGGTTGTAGAAAACCAAGGTGGTGGTAGTGCTATCGCAGCGCCAATGGCAAGACAAGTGATGGACTATTATTTTTCGGCCTACCCGCTTGAGAAGGAGCAACAGCAATGA
- the rodA gene encoding rod shape-determining protein RodA — protein sequence MSPLNKPRSLFEKVHIDLPLFAALITMMVASLAIVYSASGQDMGMMMRHGTRMFGALVAMLFMAQFSPNTLKRVAIPVYLLGLGMLVAVLFFGVSSKGAQRWLDLGVTRFQPSEIMKLAVPMTVAWFIGRSHLPPSILNLTIGFVIVLVPTILIKEQPDLGTSILIASSGIFALFLAGLSWRLIGSGLLLAVPGGYAFWHYGMHAYQKQRVLTFLDPESDPLGSGYHIIQSKIAIGSGGVEGKGWLHGTQSQLEFLPERHTDFIFSVLSEEFGLLGVTILLSLYLFIIGRGLYIAVQAQDAFSKLLAGALTLTFFVYVFVNIGMVSGLLPVVGVPLPLISYGGTSMVTLMAGFGIIMAIATDKRMLLK from the coding sequence ATGAGCCCGCTGAATAAGCCGCGTTCGCTATTCGAAAAAGTCCATATCGACCTACCGTTATTTGCAGCCTTGATCACCATGATGGTTGCTAGCCTCGCAATTGTGTATAGTGCTAGTGGACAAGATATGGGCATGATGATGCGCCATGGCACACGCATGTTTGGTGCATTAGTCGCCATGTTATTTATGGCGCAATTCTCCCCGAATACGCTTAAGCGTGTGGCTATTCCCGTTTACCTCTTAGGTCTTGGCATGCTCGTTGCCGTGCTGTTCTTTGGTGTCAGTAGTAAAGGAGCTCAGCGCTGGCTCGACTTAGGCGTTACACGCTTTCAACCTTCTGAAATAATGAAGTTAGCAGTGCCCATGACGGTCGCTTGGTTTATCGGTCGTTCACACTTACCTCCTAGTATTTTGAATTTAACAATCGGCTTTGTGATTGTGTTAGTACCAACCATTCTGATCAAAGAGCAGCCGGACCTTGGTACCTCTATCTTAATCGCCAGCTCTGGTATTTTTGCGCTCTTTTTAGCTGGGTTAAGTTGGCGTTTAATCGGCTCTGGTTTATTACTCGCGGTCCCCGGTGGCTATGCGTTTTGGCATTACGGAATGCATGCCTATCAAAAGCAGCGTGTACTGACCTTTTTAGATCCAGAAAGCGACCCGCTGGGCTCTGGTTACCATATTATTCAATCGAAAATTGCGATAGGCTCTGGTGGCGTTGAGGGTAAAGGCTGGCTGCATGGAACGCAATCTCAATTAGAATTTTTACCCGAGCGCCATACCGACTTTATCTTCTCGGTGTTGAGCGAAGAATTTGGCTTGTTGGGTGTCACCATTTTACTCAGCTTGTATCTTTTTATAATTGGTCGTGGATTGTATATCGCAGTTCAAGCACAAGACGCTTTCAGTAAACTGCTTGCGGGAGCACTGACTTTGACCTTCTTCGTCTATGTCTTTGTAAATATCGGAATGGTTTCTGGTCTCTTGCCAGTAGTCGGTGTACCACTGCCCCTAATTAGCTACGGTGGCACATCGATGGTGACCTTAATGGCCGGTTTTGGCATTATTATGGCAATCGCAACAGATAAGAGGATGTTGTTAAAATAA
- a CDS encoding septal ring lytic transglycosylase RlpA family protein, which translates to MTVRITLISKLVLVFALLSLLSACGSRYHIRHDKAPLREPTELEMQDAIVTNEKKSVSANRPYTVLGKRYTPISDEHGYQQQGIASWYGRKFHGYHTSNGEIFNMFDMTAAHKTLPLPSFAKVTNLDNGRSAIVRINDRGPFHDDRLIDLSYAAAFKLGYHLQGTARVKVEAITLSRESPRLTYVQVAAGSKLENIQLLAGQLKQELGLGTPITFENNLYKLRVGPITDDNQAQSLLKTLQQGQFSRAFLLYSEQEL; encoded by the coding sequence ATGACAGTTCGTATTACCCTGATTTCAAAATTGGTTTTAGTATTTGCCCTGTTAAGCCTGCTCAGCGCTTGTGGTAGCCGTTATCATATTCGCCATGATAAAGCGCCACTGCGCGAGCCTACCGAACTGGAAATGCAGGATGCCATTGTCACCAACGAGAAAAAAAGCGTCAGTGCCAATCGCCCCTACACGGTACTTGGAAAACGTTACACGCCAATTTCGGACGAGCATGGATATCAGCAACAAGGCATCGCCTCTTGGTACGGCCGTAAATTCCACGGCTACCACACCTCCAATGGTGAAATTTTTAATATGTTCGATATGACAGCGGCACATAAAACGCTGCCACTACCTAGCTTTGCCAAAGTAACAAACTTAGACAACGGACGCTCTGCCATCGTTAGAATTAACGACCGAGGTCCATTCCACGACGATAGATTAATCGACCTATCTTACGCTGCTGCCTTCAAGCTAGGCTATCACCTTCAGGGTACAGCGCGCGTTAAGGTCGAAGCCATTACTCTATCGCGCGAGTCTCCAAGGCTAACCTATGTACAAGTTGCTGCTGGTAGTAAACTTGAGAACATACAGTTATTAGCAGGTCAGTTAAAACAAGAATTGGGGTTAGGTACACCCATCACGTTTGAAAACAACCTGTACAAGCTTAGAGTCGGCCCAATTACCGACGACAATCAAGCACAATCTCTACTAAAAACCTTACAACAAGGTCAATTTAGTCGTGCTTTCTTGCTTTACAGTGAGCAGGAACTTTAG
- a CDS encoding serine hydrolase, with protein MTSIKPQIVKKVLGLVCTFSIMSASAQIIPSPPQINAKGYFLVDFTTGKVIAEGEADTKLAPASLTKMMTSYVIGTEIAAGNISPSDQVTISEKAWAKNFPGSSVMFIEVGKQVSVDDLNHGIIIQSGNDACVAMAEHIAGSESAFADLMNAHAEKLGMTNTHFINSHGLDTDEHYTTPRDMATLGAALIRDVPDEYALYKKKSFSYNGIKQYNRNSLLWDASLEVDGIKTGHTSDAGYSLVTSAVKDDMRLVAVVMGTESERARKVESKKLLNYGFRFFETITPYQAGDAFADQRVWMGNKETVSLGIMEDTPITIPRGQSKNLKANFELDKTLEAPLAKGTKVGTLFLQLEGEDVAQYPLVTLEEIQEGGFFSKIYDYLRLQISQ; from the coding sequence ATGACTTCTATCAAACCACAAATCGTTAAAAAAGTCCTTGGACTGGTGTGCACTTTCTCTATTATGAGTGCCAGCGCACAAATTATTCCTTCGCCGCCGCAGATCAATGCGAAAGGCTATTTCCTTGTAGATTTCACTACTGGAAAGGTGATTGCAGAGGGTGAAGCCGATACTAAGCTAGCGCCAGCAAGTTTAACCAAAATGATGACCAGTTATGTTATTGGTACTGAAATCGCGGCAGGTAACATTAGCCCATCTGATCAAGTCACCATTAGTGAAAAAGCGTGGGCTAAGAATTTTCCTGGTTCATCGGTAATGTTTATCGAAGTGGGTAAGCAGGTCAGTGTTGATGACTTAAACCACGGGATCATTATTCAGTCAGGCAATGATGCTTGTGTTGCAATGGCCGAGCACATTGCCGGCAGCGAAAGTGCGTTTGCTGACCTGATGAATGCGCATGCAGAAAAGCTGGGCATGACCAATACTCACTTTATTAACAGCCATGGTTTGGATACTGATGAGCATTACACCACTCCAAGAGACATGGCGACTCTTGGTGCCGCGCTTATTCGTGATGTACCTGATGAATACGCTTTATACAAGAAAAAGTCTTTTTCATACAACGGTATAAAGCAATATAACCGTAACTCACTACTTTGGGATGCAAGCCTTGAAGTGGATGGCATTAAAACAGGCCACACCTCGGATGCAGGCTACAGCCTGGTTACTTCAGCGGTTAAAGATGATATGCGTCTTGTTGCCGTAGTCATGGGCACAGAGAGTGAGCGCGCACGTAAAGTTGAAAGCAAAAAGTTGCTTAACTACGGCTTCCGTTTCTTTGAAACCATTACCCCTTACCAAGCTGGTGACGCTTTTGCCGATCAGCGCGTATGGATGGGTAACAAAGAAACCGTATCGCTTGGCATTATGGAAGACACGCCAATTACTATCCCACGCGGTCAAAGCAAGAATCTAAAGGCTAACTTTGAGTTAGATAAAACACTCGAAGCGCCGCTAGCGAAAGGCACTAAAGTTGGAACTTTGTTCCTACAACTTGAGGGTGAAGACGTAGCACAATACCCGCTGGTTACGCTTGAAGAGATCCAAGAAGGTGGATTCTTTAGCAAGATCTACGACTATCTACGTTTACAGATCTCGCAGTAA
- the ybeD gene encoding DUF493 family protein YbeD, whose amino-acid sequence MVKPVKNTKFDEYLEFPCPFTFKIMGLANVNLTDQILAKLQVIAPGDYAPKVKPSSKGTYEAVSLVVTVTSKEHIEQIYTEIGGIEDVRYIL is encoded by the coding sequence GTGGTAAAACCAGTTAAAAATACTAAGTTTGATGAATACTTAGAATTTCCTTGCCCATTTACATTCAAGATTATGGGCCTAGCAAATGTCAATTTGACGGATCAGATCCTAGCCAAACTGCAGGTTATTGCACCGGGTGATTATGCACCAAAGGTTAAACCAAGCAGCAAAGGCACCTATGAAGCCGTATCTCTTGTTGTTACTGTAACCAGCAAAGAGCATATCGAGCAGATTTATACCGAGATCGGTGGCATTGAAGACGTCCGTTACATCCTGTAG
- the lipB gene encoding lipoyl(octanoyl) transferase LipB has translation MESRKLIVRQLGLCSYEPIWHKMQSFTDERDDTTADEIWLVEHEPVFTQGQAGKEEHVLAPGDIPVVKVDRGGQVTYHGPGQQMLYVLLNLRRLKIGVRELVTWLEESIIDSLKEYGIEAYAKADAPGVYVNDSKIASLGLRVRRGCSFHGLALNVNMDLGPFLRINPCGYAGMNMVQSSEINGPQTVADAGAGLVKHMLKRINAEHVEYTEGFENV, from the coding sequence ATGGAATCTCGTAAGTTAATTGTGCGCCAACTCGGCCTTTGTAGTTACGAGCCAATTTGGCACAAAATGCAATCTTTTACCGATGAGCGTGATGACACCACAGCGGATGAAATCTGGCTGGTGGAACATGAGCCTGTTTTTACGCAAGGTCAAGCCGGTAAAGAGGAGCATGTCTTGGCGCCAGGTGATATTCCTGTCGTAAAAGTGGATCGCGGCGGTCAAGTCACCTATCACGGTCCCGGGCAACAAATGCTTTATGTGCTGCTCAACTTACGACGATTGAAAATAGGGGTACGTGAGCTCGTCACTTGGCTAGAAGAAAGCATTATCGACTCCCTTAAAGAATATGGGATAGAGGCTTACGCTAAAGCCGATGCACCGGGTGTATACGTCAACGATAGCAAGATAGCATCTCTTGGACTTAGAGTCCGCCGTGGCTGCTCGTTTCATGGACTCGCACTCAACGTCAATATGGACCTAGGTCCATTTTTACGGATCAACCCTTGTGGTTATGCGGGCATGAATATGGTGCAAAGTAGCGAAATTAATGGACCTCAAACCGTCGCTGATGCGGGGGCTGGTCTGGTAAAACACATGCTAAAACGCATTAATGCTGAGCATGTCGAATACACTGAAGGGTTTGAAAACGTATGA
- the lipA gene encoding lipoyl synthase, translating to MSKPVKMEPGVKLRDAEKMALIPVKVMPTEREEMLRKPEWLKIRLPKSSERIDGIKQAMRKHGLHSVCEEASCPNLSECFNHGTATFMILGAICTRRCPFCDVAHGRPLKPDAQEPEKLALTIKDMKLSYVVITSVDRDDLRDGGAQHFADCIREIRKHNPGITIEILVPDFRGRMDRALEILSETPPDVFNHNLETAPRLYKLARPGADYKWSLELLRRFKEAHPEVRTKSGLMVGLGEEISEIEEVLRDLREHNVDMLTVGQYLQPSKHHLPVKRYVPPAEFDGLKEYADEIGFSHAACGPFVRSSYHADQQAAGKEVK from the coding sequence ATGAGTAAACCAGTCAAAATGGAGCCCGGGGTAAAGCTCCGCGATGCTGAAAAAATGGCATTGATCCCAGTTAAAGTCATGCCAACAGAACGCGAAGAAATGCTGAGAAAGCCTGAGTGGTTAAAGATCCGTTTGCCAAAATCAAGTGAACGTATCGATGGCATCAAACAAGCAATGCGTAAGCACGGCTTGCACTCTGTTTGTGAAGAAGCATCCTGCCCTAACCTTTCTGAGTGCTTTAATCACGGTACAGCAACCTTTATGATTTTAGGTGCAATTTGTACTCGCCGCTGTCCATTCTGCGATGTGGCCCACGGTCGTCCGCTAAAACCTGACGCCCAAGAGCCGGAAAAGCTTGCACTTACCATCAAAGACATGAAGTTGAGCTACGTTGTTATTACCTCTGTTGACCGTGATGATTTACGCGACGGTGGTGCACAGCACTTTGCTGACTGTATTCGTGAGATCCGTAAGCACAACCCAGGTATCACAATCGAAATTCTCGTGCCTGATTTCCGTGGTCGTATGGATAGAGCGCTTGAAATTTTGAGTGAAACACCACCGGATGTATTCAACCATAACCTTGAAACTGCACCAAGACTTTACAAGCTAGCGCGTCCAGGAGCCGATTATAAGTGGTCACTCGAATTACTACGCCGCTTTAAAGAGGCGCATCCAGAAGTAAGGACTAAGTCAGGCCTGATGGTTGGACTAGGCGAAGAAATCTCTGAAATTGAAGAAGTCTTAAGAGACTTGCGCGAGCATAACGTAGATATGCTTACCGTAGGCCAGTACCTGCAACCTTCTAAGCACCACTTGCCAGTAAAACGCTACGTGCCACCGGCAGAGTTTGATGGGCTAAAAGAGTATGCCGACGAAATAGGCTTTAGCCACGCAGCTTGCGGACCATTTGTACGCTCTAGCTACCATGCGGATCAGCAAGCTGCGGGTAAAGAAGTAAAATAA
- a CDS encoding aromatic amino acid transport family protein — protein sequence MLKNKTLGSMLIVAGTTIGAGMLALPIASAGLGFSTAIVLLAITWLLMTYTALLMLEVHQYADQDATLNTLAKNLLGKTGQYVANFSMVFLFYALCAAYIAGGGAQLQTKLVGMMGDGITPQLGSVLLAVIIATIVTLGTSTVDKLNQLLFTIKVIVLASLFFILTPYVHGQHLIDMPVEQGLVIAAIPVIFTSFGFHGSIPSIVKYVGVDIRQLRKVMMFGASLPLIIYVFWQLLSQGVMGQESLMASEGLPGFVTRISSIAHNDNVQLFVTIFADLALATSFLGVSLGLFDFFADAFKKQDTKKDRIKTAFITFLPPLGFALFYPKGFIMALGYAAIALVVLAVFLPVAMVWKQRKVRGNDGYQVKGGTLGLGLAAIFGVMIITSQLMQMAGLIPSLG from the coding sequence GTGCTTAAGAATAAAACTTTGGGCAGCATGCTGATTGTAGCAGGTACTACAATTGGTGCTGGTATGCTCGCCCTCCCTATTGCATCCGCAGGACTTGGCTTTTCTACCGCCATCGTGTTACTCGCAATCACGTGGCTGTTAATGACTTACACCGCTTTACTTATGTTAGAAGTGCATCAGTACGCAGATCAAGACGCAACACTAAATACACTGGCGAAAAACTTACTTGGTAAAACGGGGCAGTATGTCGCAAACTTTTCAATGGTATTTTTGTTTTATGCATTATGTGCAGCTTACATCGCAGGTGGTGGCGCACAGCTTCAAACCAAGCTTGTTGGTATGATGGGCGACGGAATAACCCCTCAACTAGGCTCTGTACTGCTTGCTGTTATCATAGCGACCATAGTGACATTAGGCACAAGTACCGTCGATAAGCTCAATCAGTTACTATTTACCATCAAAGTTATTGTGCTTGCCAGTCTGTTCTTTATTTTAACGCCTTATGTTCACGGCCAGCACCTAATCGATATGCCAGTAGAGCAAGGGCTAGTAATTGCAGCAATTCCGGTAATTTTCACTTCCTTTGGCTTTCATGGCTCAATCCCATCAATCGTTAAGTATGTGGGCGTAGATATTCGTCAACTACGTAAAGTCATGATGTTTGGTGCTTCTCTGCCCCTTATCATCTATGTGTTCTGGCAGTTGCTCAGCCAAGGCGTTATGGGACAAGAGAGTTTAATGGCAAGTGAGGGGCTGCCGGGTTTTGTCACCCGTATTTCCTCTATCGCACACAACGACAACGTACAGTTATTTGTGACGATTTTTGCAGATCTTGCTCTCGCGACTTCATTCTTAGGTGTTAGTCTCGGCTTATTCGACTTTTTTGCAGATGCCTTTAAAAAGCAAGATACTAAGAAAGACCGGATCAAAACGGCGTTCATTACCTTTTTACCACCGCTTGGCTTTGCCCTCTTTTATCCAAAGGGCTTTATTATGGCACTGGGGTATGCAGCAATTGCGCTCGTGGTATTGGCGGTATTTCTACCAGTTGCTATGGTATGGAAACAGAGAAAAGTTAGAGGTAATGATGGATATCAGGTTAAAGGTGGTACGCTTGGACTAGGACTTGCCGCCATTTTCGGTGTGATGATCATCACCTCTCAGCTAATGCAAATGGCTGGCCTTATTCCAAGTTTAGGGTAA